From a region of the Babylonia areolata isolate BAREFJ2019XMU chromosome 25, ASM4173473v1, whole genome shotgun sequence genome:
- the LOC143299523 gene encoding ankyrin repeat, SAM and basic leucine zipper domain-containing protein 1-like isoform X1 has protein sequence MSYVPAGFEDLDEDGFLSEDDDYSQYVAQDPSSTSAYNDKNDGSQAASSSFSSYGKSSSGLGGSRRVPSVSGEDFRMAVIRGSVEAVTDALDKGVAVDMEFSSGWTALMYAGNCARNDVFKVLLERGADPSYHKDLFTVLMATCGASLANTDAVLECVQLLIGKGVDVNAHDRHHMTALMCAAREGRLEIVRLLLDNGAEIDRQDFRGWTALSWATHREKLGVVKLLLERGADKNKKHTDGLTAIDLARGKEESVWLFEGKAGAAGGEQGAGDADVITAAAAAAAAAKADVSKGSAELKYGDLEMFLFGLQLGQFYSLFLTHQVDFPLLLTMTEGDLIKMGISQVGVRLKLMEGIAAVHKRNWETSSLVPIRTKCQVKCPDAIAMVANLSTHLRFITSSVTYIKDNVTRYPQFMALSQESADPKQLLLHTGDAKRNVDQLQKELCLLHSILSKELATGTYTIPDQLPATARRRKVRLGRLVLIGVSASTVAFLVWRRDRVADSATSFISGVRLFWSGFSLASKLGFV, from the exons ATGTCGTATGTACCGGCTGGCTTTGAAGATCTTGACGAAGATGGTTTTCTTTCTGAAGACGATGATTATTCCCAGTATGTCGCTCAGGATCCGAGCTCAACCAGCGCTTATAAT gACAAGAATGATGGCTCTCAGGCAGCTTCCAGTTCATTTTCATCTTATGGCAAGTCCAGTTCAGGCCTAGGAGGTTCCAGAAGAGTACCCAGTGTTAGTGGAGAGGACTTCAGGATGGCTGTTATAAGGGGCAGTGTTGAAGCAGTGACAGATGCTCTGGATAAAG GTGTGGCCGTGGATATGGAGTTCTCGTCAGGCTGGACAGCCCTAATGTATGCTGGGAACTGTGCCAGGAACGATGTCTTCAAGGTGTTGTTGGAGCGAGGAGCTGATCCTTCGTATCACAAAG ATCTGTTTACTGTCTTGATGGCAACATGTGGAGCCAGCCTTGCCAACACAGATGCTGTCTTGGAGTGTGTCCAGCTTCTTATTGGTAAAGGAGTGGATGTCAATGCTCATGACAG GCACCACATGACAGCCCTGATGTGCGCCGCAAGGGAAGGTCGGCTGGAGATTGTCCGCCTTCTCCTGGACAATGGGGCTGAGATTGACCGTCAGGACTTTCGTGGCTGGACA gcgCTGTCGTGGGCGACACATCGAGAGAAGCTGGGTGTCGTGAAGTTACTGCTTGAGAGAGGGgcggacaagaacaagaaacacacTGACGGTCTGACAGCCATCGACCTGGCCAGGGGaaaagaggag AGTGTGTGGCTGTTTGAAGGGAAAGCTGGTGCCGCAGGCGGTGAACAGGGAGCAGGGGATGCTGAtgtcattactgctgctgctgctgccgctgctgctgccaaGGCTGATGTCAGCAAGGG GAGTGCGGAGCTGAAGTATGGGGATCTGGAGATGTTTCTGTTTGGCCTGCAGCTGGGTCAGTTCTACAGCCTGTTCCTGACACACCAAGTGGACTTTCCTCTCCTGCTCACCATGACAGAGGGTGATCTCATCAAA ATGGGCATCAGTCAGGTGGGAGTCCGCCTGAAGTTGATGGAGGGCATCGCAGCCGTCCACAAACGCAACTGGGAGACCAGCAGTCTGGTGCCCATCCGCACCAAGTGCCAagtcaa gtgtcctGATGCCATAGCCATGGTGGCCAACCTGTCGACCCACCTGCGCTTCATCACCAGCAGTGTGACCTACATCAAGGACAACGTCACCCGCTATCCCCAGTTCATGGCCCTCAGTCAG GAATCAGCAGACCCCAAACAGCTGTTGCTTCACACAGGGGATGCCAAGAGAAATGTGGATCAGCTGCAGAAAGAGTTGTGTCTGCTTCATTCCATCCTGTCTAAG GAGCTGGCCACTGGAACATACACTATTCCGGATCAACTCCCAGCAACAgccagaagaagaaaagttcgTTTGGGCCGCCTGGTTCTGATTGGAGTTAGCGCATCCACCGTTGCTTTTCTTGTGTGGAGAAGAGATCGTGTGGCGGACAGTGCTACGTCCTTCATCAGTGGAGTCAGACTGTTTTGGTCAGGTTTTAGCCTTGCATCGAAGCTTGGGTTTGTGTAG
- the LOC143299487 gene encoding putative NADH dehydrogenase [ubiquinone] 1 alpha subcomplex subunit 12, translating into MYFTVYVLFVIVCRTDELKTGTLVGEDEFGNKYYHNPMYFLGRSRWVRYSDAFGMDYDGSQIPAEWHRWLSYISDEPPPIANLPRSQWMAKHTENMSGTSGEYVPYSTTRPKVEAWKPGR; encoded by the exons ATGTATTTCACTGTTTATGTACTATTTGTGATTGTGTGCAGGACCGATGAGCTGAAGACAGGAACTCTGGTCGGGGAAGATGAGTTTGGAAACAAGTACTACCACAACCCCATGTATTTCCTAG GACGCAGTAGATGGGTGCGGTATTCAGATGCTTTTGGCATGGACTATGATGGAAGTCAAATCCCAGCTGAAtg GCACAGATGGCTCAGCTACATATCCGATGAACCACCACCAATCGCCAACTTGCCGAGGAGCCAATGGATGgccaaacacacagagaacatgtcGGGTACTTCAGGGGAATATGTTCCCTACAGCACGACCCGTCCCAAGGTGGAGGCTTGGAAGCCTGGCAGGTAG
- the LOC143299523 gene encoding ankyrin repeat, SAM and basic leucine zipper domain-containing protein 1-like isoform X2 yields the protein MYRLALKILTKMVFFLKTMIIPSMSLRIRAQPALIISGLGGSRRVPSVSGEDFRMAVIRGSVEAVTDALDKGVAVDMEFSSGWTALMYAGNCARNDVFKVLLERGADPSYHKDLFTVLMATCGASLANTDAVLECVQLLIGKGVDVNAHDRHHMTALMCAAREGRLEIVRLLLDNGAEIDRQDFRGWTALSWATHREKLGVVKLLLERGADKNKKHTDGLTAIDLARGKEESVWLFEGKAGAAGGEQGAGDADVITAAAAAAAAAKADVSKGSAELKYGDLEMFLFGLQLGQFYSLFLTHQVDFPLLLTMTEGDLIKMGISQVGVRLKLMEGIAAVHKRNWETSSLVPIRTKCQVKCPDAIAMVANLSTHLRFITSSVTYIKDNVTRYPQFMALSQESADPKQLLLHTGDAKRNVDQLQKELCLLHSILSKELATGTYTIPDQLPATARRRKVRLGRLVLIGVSASTVAFLVWRRDRVADSATSFISGVRLFWSGFSLASKLGFV from the exons ATGTACCGGCTGGCTTTGAAGATCTTGACGAAGATGGTTTTCTTTCTGAAGACGATGATTATTCCCAGTATGTCGCTCAGGATCCGAGCTCAACCAGCGCTTATAAT TTCAGGCCTAGGAGGTTCCAGAAGAGTACCCAGTGTTAGTGGAGAGGACTTCAGGATGGCTGTTATAAGGGGCAGTGTTGAAGCAGTGACAGATGCTCTGGATAAAG GTGTGGCCGTGGATATGGAGTTCTCGTCAGGCTGGACAGCCCTAATGTATGCTGGGAACTGTGCCAGGAACGATGTCTTCAAGGTGTTGTTGGAGCGAGGAGCTGATCCTTCGTATCACAAAG ATCTGTTTACTGTCTTGATGGCAACATGTGGAGCCAGCCTTGCCAACACAGATGCTGTCTTGGAGTGTGTCCAGCTTCTTATTGGTAAAGGAGTGGATGTCAATGCTCATGACAG GCACCACATGACAGCCCTGATGTGCGCCGCAAGGGAAGGTCGGCTGGAGATTGTCCGCCTTCTCCTGGACAATGGGGCTGAGATTGACCGTCAGGACTTTCGTGGCTGGACA gcgCTGTCGTGGGCGACACATCGAGAGAAGCTGGGTGTCGTGAAGTTACTGCTTGAGAGAGGGgcggacaagaacaagaaacacacTGACGGTCTGACAGCCATCGACCTGGCCAGGGGaaaagaggag AGTGTGTGGCTGTTTGAAGGGAAAGCTGGTGCCGCAGGCGGTGAACAGGGAGCAGGGGATGCTGAtgtcattactgctgctgctgctgccgctgctgctgccaaGGCTGATGTCAGCAAGGG GAGTGCGGAGCTGAAGTATGGGGATCTGGAGATGTTTCTGTTTGGCCTGCAGCTGGGTCAGTTCTACAGCCTGTTCCTGACACACCAAGTGGACTTTCCTCTCCTGCTCACCATGACAGAGGGTGATCTCATCAAA ATGGGCATCAGTCAGGTGGGAGTCCGCCTGAAGTTGATGGAGGGCATCGCAGCCGTCCACAAACGCAACTGGGAGACCAGCAGTCTGGTGCCCATCCGCACCAAGTGCCAagtcaa gtgtcctGATGCCATAGCCATGGTGGCCAACCTGTCGACCCACCTGCGCTTCATCACCAGCAGTGTGACCTACATCAAGGACAACGTCACCCGCTATCCCCAGTTCATGGCCCTCAGTCAG GAATCAGCAGACCCCAAACAGCTGTTGCTTCACACAGGGGATGCCAAGAGAAATGTGGATCAGCTGCAGAAAGAGTTGTGTCTGCTTCATTCCATCCTGTCTAAG GAGCTGGCCACTGGAACATACACTATTCCGGATCAACTCCCAGCAACAgccagaagaagaaaagttcgTTTGGGCCGCCTGGTTCTGATTGGAGTTAGCGCATCCACCGTTGCTTTTCTTGTGTGGAGAAGAGATCGTGTGGCGGACAGTGCTACGTCCTTCATCAGTGGAGTCAGACTGTTTTGGTCAGGTTTTAGCCTTGCATCGAAGCTTGGGTTTGTGTAG